Proteins found in one Haemorhous mexicanus isolate bHaeMex1 chromosome 23, bHaeMex1.pri, whole genome shotgun sequence genomic segment:
- the MTHFR gene encoding methylenetetrahydrofolate reductase (NADPH) isoform X1 — translation MLGLSIVFFNHLLLTPAVPAPCRDPRTDHPLSAPLCRAPTMVNETQHSCSASSSSRSDGGSSSGSESSKDNSRCSTPVLDADRHERLREKMRRRQEAGDKWFSLEFFPPRTANAAVNLISRFDHMGAGGPLFVDVTWHPAGDPGSDKETSSMIIAYTAVNYCGLETILHMTCCNQTKDDITGHLQKAKRLGLKNIMALRGDPSGEEWEEEVHGFNYAVDLVKHIRSEFDDYFDICVAGYPKGHPEAESYEADLRHLKEKVYAGADFIITQLFFRPETFLKFMRDCQAIGITCPIIPGIFPIQGYHSLRQLVKLSKLEVPQEIKDVIEPIKDNDAAIRNYGVELAVSMCRELLDSGMVHGLHFYTLNREVATTEVLKRLGIWNEDPRRPLPWAVSAHPKRRVEDVRPIFWASRPKSYIYRTQEWDDFPNGRWGNSSSPAFGELKDYYLFYLKSKSPREELLKMWGEELTSEESVFEVFTCYITGEPNRNGYKVTCMPWNDDPLATETNLLKEQLEKVNRRGILTINSQPNINGKPSTDPIVGWGPSGGYVFQKAYLEFFTSSEIVRALLKVLKKYELRVNYHIVNVKGENITNAPDLQPNAVTWGIFPGREIIQPTVVDPVSFLSWKDEAFALWIEQWAKLYEEESPSRMIIQYIHDNYYLVNLVDNDFPLENCLWQVVEDTFELLNSPTQQ, via the exons ATGTTGGGTCTCAGCATAGTCTTCTTCAATCATCTGCTGctcaccccagcagtgcccgCTCCGTGCAGAGACCCACGGACCGACCATCCTCTGTCTgctcccctctgcagagctcccaccATGGTTAATGagacccagcacagctgcagtgccagctccagctccaggtctgatggtggcagcagcagcggcagcgaGAGCTCCAAGGACAACTCGCGCTGCTCCACCCCTGTCCTCGACGCCGACCGGCACGAGCGGCTGCGCGAGAAGATGCGCCGCCGGCAGGAGGCTGGAGACAAGTGGTTCTCCCTGGAGTTCTTCCCTCCACGCACAGCCAACGCTGCTGTCAATCTCATCTCCAG GTTTGACCACATGGGAGCAGGTGGTCCCCTCTTCGTTGATGTGACGTGGCACCCTGCAGGGGACCCAGGATCTGACAAGGAAACCTCTTCCATGATTATTGCTTACACTGCAGTGAACTACTGTGGCTTGGAGACCATCCTGCACATGACATGCTGCAACCAGACCAAGGATGACATcacagggcacctgcagaaggcCAAGCGGCTCGGGCTGAAGAACATCATGGCACTGCGTGGAG ATCCTTCTGGTGAGGAATGGGAGGAAGAAGTACATGGTTTCAACTATGCTGTTGATCTGGTTAAGCATATTCGCAGTGAATTTGATGATTACTTTGACATCTGTGTGGCAG GCTACCCCAAGGGTCATCCTGAAGCAGAGAGCTATGAGGCAGACTTGAGGCACCTGAAGGAGAAAGTCTATGCTGGAGCAGACTTCATCATTACACAGCTTTTCTTCCGACCAGAAACCTTTCTCAAGTTCATGAGGGATTGTCAAGCCATTGGCATTACCTGCCCCATTATTCCTGGCATCTTCCCTATACAG GGTTACCACTCCCTGCGCCAGCTGGTGAAGCTCTCCAAGCTGGAAGTGCCCCAGGAGATCAAAGATGTGATTGAACCCATCAAGGACAACGATGCAGCTATCCGGAACTACGGGGTGGAGCTGGCAGTGTCCATGTGCCGGGAGCTGCTGGACAGTGGGATGGTGCACGGGCTCCACTTCTACACCCTCAACCGGGAGGTGGCCACCACCGAGGTCCTGAAGCGCCTGGGCATATGGAATGAGGACCCAAG GAggcctctgccctgggcagtcaGTGCTCACCCCAAGAGGAGAGTGGAAGATGTCCGGCCGATCTTCTGGGCCTCCAGGCCAAAGAGCTACATCTACCGCACCCAGGAGTGGGATGACTTCCCCAACGGCCGATG GGGTAACTCCTCCTCTCCAGCTTTTGGGGAACTGAAGGACTATTACCTCTTTTATCTGAAGAGCAAGTCTCCCCGTGAGGAGCTTCTGAAGATGTGGGGAGAAGAACTGACCAGTGAGGAAAGTGTCTTTGAGGTGTTCACATGTTACATCACTGGAGAACCCAACAGGAATGGGTACAAG GTCACGTGTATGCCTTGGAATGACGACCCTCTTGCCACTGAAACCAACCTtctgaaggagcagctggagaaggtcAACAGACGAGGGATCCTGACCATCAACTCCCAGCCAAACATCAATGGCAAGCCATCCACAGACCCCATTGTGGGCTGGGGGCCCAGTGGAGGTTATGTGTTCCAAAAG gcatACCTGGAGTTCTTCACCTCCAGTGAAATTGTCAGGGCACTGCTCAAAGTGCTGAAGAAGTACGAGTTGAGAGTGAACTACCATATTGTCAATGTCAAG GGCGAAAATATCACCAATGCTCCAGACCTGCAACCCAATGCTGTCACCTGGGGTATCTTCCCAGGAAGGGAGATCATCCAGCCCACTGTAGTGGATCCTGTAAGCTTCCTCTCCTGGAAG GACGAGGCCTTTGCACTGTGGATCGAGCAATGGGCCAAGCTCTACGAAGAGGAATCGCCCTCCCGCATGATCATCCAGTACATCCATGACAACTATTACTTGGTCAACCTGGTGGACAATGACTTCCCACTAGAAAACTGCCTCTGGCAGGTTGTGGAGGATACTTTTGAGCTGTTGAACTCTCCAACTCAGCAGTGA
- the MTHFR gene encoding methylenetetrahydrofolate reductase (NADPH) isoform X2 has product MVNETQHSCSASSSSRSDGGSSSGSESSKDNSRCSTPVLDADRHERLREKMRRRQEAGDKWFSLEFFPPRTANAAVNLISRFDHMGAGGPLFVDVTWHPAGDPGSDKETSSMIIAYTAVNYCGLETILHMTCCNQTKDDITGHLQKAKRLGLKNIMALRGDPSGEEWEEEVHGFNYAVDLVKHIRSEFDDYFDICVAGYPKGHPEAESYEADLRHLKEKVYAGADFIITQLFFRPETFLKFMRDCQAIGITCPIIPGIFPIQGYHSLRQLVKLSKLEVPQEIKDVIEPIKDNDAAIRNYGVELAVSMCRELLDSGMVHGLHFYTLNREVATTEVLKRLGIWNEDPRRPLPWAVSAHPKRRVEDVRPIFWASRPKSYIYRTQEWDDFPNGRWGNSSSPAFGELKDYYLFYLKSKSPREELLKMWGEELTSEESVFEVFTCYITGEPNRNGYKVTCMPWNDDPLATETNLLKEQLEKVNRRGILTINSQPNINGKPSTDPIVGWGPSGGYVFQKAYLEFFTSSEIVRALLKVLKKYELRVNYHIVNVKGENITNAPDLQPNAVTWGIFPGREIIQPTVVDPVSFLSWKDEAFALWIEQWAKLYEEESPSRMIIQYIHDNYYLVNLVDNDFPLENCLWQVVEDTFELLNSPTQQ; this is encoded by the exons ATGGTTAATGagacccagcacagctgcagtgccagctccagctccaggtctgatggtggcagcagcagcggcagcgaGAGCTCCAAGGACAACTCGCGCTGCTCCACCCCTGTCCTCGACGCCGACCGGCACGAGCGGCTGCGCGAGAAGATGCGCCGCCGGCAGGAGGCTGGAGACAAGTGGTTCTCCCTGGAGTTCTTCCCTCCACGCACAGCCAACGCTGCTGTCAATCTCATCTCCAG GTTTGACCACATGGGAGCAGGTGGTCCCCTCTTCGTTGATGTGACGTGGCACCCTGCAGGGGACCCAGGATCTGACAAGGAAACCTCTTCCATGATTATTGCTTACACTGCAGTGAACTACTGTGGCTTGGAGACCATCCTGCACATGACATGCTGCAACCAGACCAAGGATGACATcacagggcacctgcagaaggcCAAGCGGCTCGGGCTGAAGAACATCATGGCACTGCGTGGAG ATCCTTCTGGTGAGGAATGGGAGGAAGAAGTACATGGTTTCAACTATGCTGTTGATCTGGTTAAGCATATTCGCAGTGAATTTGATGATTACTTTGACATCTGTGTGGCAG GCTACCCCAAGGGTCATCCTGAAGCAGAGAGCTATGAGGCAGACTTGAGGCACCTGAAGGAGAAAGTCTATGCTGGAGCAGACTTCATCATTACACAGCTTTTCTTCCGACCAGAAACCTTTCTCAAGTTCATGAGGGATTGTCAAGCCATTGGCATTACCTGCCCCATTATTCCTGGCATCTTCCCTATACAG GGTTACCACTCCCTGCGCCAGCTGGTGAAGCTCTCCAAGCTGGAAGTGCCCCAGGAGATCAAAGATGTGATTGAACCCATCAAGGACAACGATGCAGCTATCCGGAACTACGGGGTGGAGCTGGCAGTGTCCATGTGCCGGGAGCTGCTGGACAGTGGGATGGTGCACGGGCTCCACTTCTACACCCTCAACCGGGAGGTGGCCACCACCGAGGTCCTGAAGCGCCTGGGCATATGGAATGAGGACCCAAG GAggcctctgccctgggcagtcaGTGCTCACCCCAAGAGGAGAGTGGAAGATGTCCGGCCGATCTTCTGGGCCTCCAGGCCAAAGAGCTACATCTACCGCACCCAGGAGTGGGATGACTTCCCCAACGGCCGATG GGGTAACTCCTCCTCTCCAGCTTTTGGGGAACTGAAGGACTATTACCTCTTTTATCTGAAGAGCAAGTCTCCCCGTGAGGAGCTTCTGAAGATGTGGGGAGAAGAACTGACCAGTGAGGAAAGTGTCTTTGAGGTGTTCACATGTTACATCACTGGAGAACCCAACAGGAATGGGTACAAG GTCACGTGTATGCCTTGGAATGACGACCCTCTTGCCACTGAAACCAACCTtctgaaggagcagctggagaaggtcAACAGACGAGGGATCCTGACCATCAACTCCCAGCCAAACATCAATGGCAAGCCATCCACAGACCCCATTGTGGGCTGGGGGCCCAGTGGAGGTTATGTGTTCCAAAAG gcatACCTGGAGTTCTTCACCTCCAGTGAAATTGTCAGGGCACTGCTCAAAGTGCTGAAGAAGTACGAGTTGAGAGTGAACTACCATATTGTCAATGTCAAG GGCGAAAATATCACCAATGCTCCAGACCTGCAACCCAATGCTGTCACCTGGGGTATCTTCCCAGGAAGGGAGATCATCCAGCCCACTGTAGTGGATCCTGTAAGCTTCCTCTCCTGGAAG GACGAGGCCTTTGCACTGTGGATCGAGCAATGGGCCAAGCTCTACGAAGAGGAATCGCCCTCCCGCATGATCATCCAGTACATCCATGACAACTATTACTTGGTCAACCTGGTGGACAATGACTTCCCACTAGAAAACTGCCTCTGGCAGGTTGTGGAGGATACTTTTGAGCTGTTGAACTCTCCAACTCAGCAGTGA
- the MTHFR gene encoding methylenetetrahydrofolate reductase (NADPH) isoform X3: protein MGAGGPLFVDVTWHPAGDPGSDKETSSMIIAYTAVNYCGLETILHMTCCNQTKDDITGHLQKAKRLGLKNIMALRGDPSGEEWEEEVHGFNYAVDLVKHIRSEFDDYFDICVAGYPKGHPEAESYEADLRHLKEKVYAGADFIITQLFFRPETFLKFMRDCQAIGITCPIIPGIFPIQGYHSLRQLVKLSKLEVPQEIKDVIEPIKDNDAAIRNYGVELAVSMCRELLDSGMVHGLHFYTLNREVATTEVLKRLGIWNEDPRRPLPWAVSAHPKRRVEDVRPIFWASRPKSYIYRTQEWDDFPNGRWGNSSSPAFGELKDYYLFYLKSKSPREELLKMWGEELTSEESVFEVFTCYITGEPNRNGYKVTCMPWNDDPLATETNLLKEQLEKVNRRGILTINSQPNINGKPSTDPIVGWGPSGGYVFQKAYLEFFTSSEIVRALLKVLKKYELRVNYHIVNVKGENITNAPDLQPNAVTWGIFPGREIIQPTVVDPVSFLSWKDEAFALWIEQWAKLYEEESPSRMIIQYIHDNYYLVNLVDNDFPLENCLWQVVEDTFELLNSPTQQ, encoded by the exons ATGGGAGCAGGTGGTCCCCTCTTCGTTGATGTGACGTGGCACCCTGCAGGGGACCCAGGATCTGACAAGGAAACCTCTTCCATGATTATTGCTTACACTGCAGTGAACTACTGTGGCTTGGAGACCATCCTGCACATGACATGCTGCAACCAGACCAAGGATGACATcacagggcacctgcagaaggcCAAGCGGCTCGGGCTGAAGAACATCATGGCACTGCGTGGAG ATCCTTCTGGTGAGGAATGGGAGGAAGAAGTACATGGTTTCAACTATGCTGTTGATCTGGTTAAGCATATTCGCAGTGAATTTGATGATTACTTTGACATCTGTGTGGCAG GCTACCCCAAGGGTCATCCTGAAGCAGAGAGCTATGAGGCAGACTTGAGGCACCTGAAGGAGAAAGTCTATGCTGGAGCAGACTTCATCATTACACAGCTTTTCTTCCGACCAGAAACCTTTCTCAAGTTCATGAGGGATTGTCAAGCCATTGGCATTACCTGCCCCATTATTCCTGGCATCTTCCCTATACAG GGTTACCACTCCCTGCGCCAGCTGGTGAAGCTCTCCAAGCTGGAAGTGCCCCAGGAGATCAAAGATGTGATTGAACCCATCAAGGACAACGATGCAGCTATCCGGAACTACGGGGTGGAGCTGGCAGTGTCCATGTGCCGGGAGCTGCTGGACAGTGGGATGGTGCACGGGCTCCACTTCTACACCCTCAACCGGGAGGTGGCCACCACCGAGGTCCTGAAGCGCCTGGGCATATGGAATGAGGACCCAAG GAggcctctgccctgggcagtcaGTGCTCACCCCAAGAGGAGAGTGGAAGATGTCCGGCCGATCTTCTGGGCCTCCAGGCCAAAGAGCTACATCTACCGCACCCAGGAGTGGGATGACTTCCCCAACGGCCGATG GGGTAACTCCTCCTCTCCAGCTTTTGGGGAACTGAAGGACTATTACCTCTTTTATCTGAAGAGCAAGTCTCCCCGTGAGGAGCTTCTGAAGATGTGGGGAGAAGAACTGACCAGTGAGGAAAGTGTCTTTGAGGTGTTCACATGTTACATCACTGGAGAACCCAACAGGAATGGGTACAAG GTCACGTGTATGCCTTGGAATGACGACCCTCTTGCCACTGAAACCAACCTtctgaaggagcagctggagaaggtcAACAGACGAGGGATCCTGACCATCAACTCCCAGCCAAACATCAATGGCAAGCCATCCACAGACCCCATTGTGGGCTGGGGGCCCAGTGGAGGTTATGTGTTCCAAAAG gcatACCTGGAGTTCTTCACCTCCAGTGAAATTGTCAGGGCACTGCTCAAAGTGCTGAAGAAGTACGAGTTGAGAGTGAACTACCATATTGTCAATGTCAAG GGCGAAAATATCACCAATGCTCCAGACCTGCAACCCAATGCTGTCACCTGGGGTATCTTCCCAGGAAGGGAGATCATCCAGCCCACTGTAGTGGATCCTGTAAGCTTCCTCTCCTGGAAG GACGAGGCCTTTGCACTGTGGATCGAGCAATGGGCCAAGCTCTACGAAGAGGAATCGCCCTCCCGCATGATCATCCAGTACATCCATGACAACTATTACTTGGTCAACCTGGTGGACAATGACTTCCCACTAGAAAACTGCCTCTGGCAGGTTGTGGAGGATACTTTTGAGCTGTTGAACTCTCCAACTCAGCAGTGA